A genome region from candidate division KSB1 bacterium includes the following:
- a CDS encoding peptidase MA family metallohydrolase encodes MRRQPLALVRPLHTILVLLLTLGFLAGRASGTDFTRYGYIQLHYSPPDSQIARKTADILHEAYQEIAYDLRIKGQDTLNVFIAPGRKDFRELLQGRLPDWTGAFAVPGRRAMYLRSPRWFQEKQTYRSTVIHELTHILVHDRVNQRRLPRWLDEGLAVFYSRETRLRTSTAISKALTTGSIIPLDQVDEVLKFHRVKAELAYQQSYSAVYYLLTTYDLEALRTILDGLDRGFSLDECFRQATGSSFAGFEREWLDWVRNTHKGLWLTDINLYWLLILLLLPVAYLARKWHNRRTRKRWQEEDRAEENQVEKHHSQ; translated from the coding sequence ATGCGCCGCCAACCTTTAGCGCTCGTACGCCCTCTACACACGATTCTTGTCCTGCTGCTTACGCTCGGTTTTTTGGCCGGTCGTGCATCCGGAACCGATTTTACGCGTTACGGATATATTCAGCTGCATTACAGCCCTCCGGACTCCCAGATTGCCCGGAAAACCGCTGATATTCTGCATGAAGCGTATCAGGAAATTGCTTACGACCTCAGAATCAAAGGGCAGGACACACTGAACGTGTTTATCGCGCCCGGTCGAAAGGATTTCCGCGAACTGTTGCAGGGGAGACTGCCGGACTGGACCGGAGCGTTTGCGGTACCGGGGCGGCGGGCTATGTACCTGCGCTCTCCGCGCTGGTTTCAGGAAAAACAGACCTATCGCAGCACGGTCATTCATGAGCTGACGCACATTCTGGTGCATGACCGGGTCAACCAGCGCCGCCTGCCTCGCTGGCTGGACGAGGGCCTGGCTGTATTCTATTCGCGCGAAACCCGCCTGCGCACATCCACAGCCATTTCCAAAGCCCTGACCACCGGATCGATTATTCCCCTCGATCAGGTGGACGAGGTGCTGAAATTTCACCGCGTTAAAGCCGAACTCGCTTATCAGCAGAGCTACTCCGCGGTCTATTACCTGCTCACTACCTATGACCTCGAAGCCCTGCGCACGATCCTCGATGGACTCGACCGCGGCTTTAGCCTGGACGAATGCTTTAGACAGGCCACCGGCAGCTCATTCGCCGGATTCGAACGCGAATGGCTGGACTGGGTGCGTAACACCCACAAAGGCCTGTGGCTCACCGATATCAACCTTTACTGGCTGCTCATTCTGCTCCTCCTCCCCGTCGCCTATCTGGCGCGCAAATGGCACAACCGCAGAACCCGTAAACGCTGGCAGGAAGAAGACCGGGCCGAAGAGAATCAGGTCGAAAAACATCACTCGCAATGA